The following proteins come from a genomic window of Leptospira andrefontaineae:
- the cobU gene encoding bifunctional adenosylcobinamide kinase/adenosylcobinamide-phosphate guanylyltransferase, producing the protein MAGIILVTGGCRSGKSKFALETADSVAGEKYFLATCPRIDSEMDERIRRHKQERIGWNTIEEELELSSAIDSIPPESIVLVDCLSLWINNLLFDANNKSIGLTQDQIKDTCTKLGKHILDSKIKDVFLVTNEVGMGLVPENKEGRLYRDLLGICNQTFASIAKEVYFLVSGIPIVLKPSPGINL; encoded by the coding sequence ATGGCCGGGATAATTTTAGTCACAGGCGGTTGTAGAAGTGGAAAAAGTAAATTTGCATTAGAGACGGCGGACTCTGTAGCAGGAGAAAAATACTTTCTGGCCACTTGTCCTCGTATAGATTCAGAAATGGATGAAAGGATCCGAAGACACAAGCAAGAAAGAATAGGCTGGAATACAATAGAAGAAGAATTAGAACTTTCTTCAGCTATAGATTCTATTCCCCCTGAATCAATCGTATTAGTCGATTGTTTGAGCTTGTGGATCAATAACTTGCTATTTGATGCAAATAACAAAAGTATAGGCCTTACCCAAGACCAAATCAAAGATACTTGTACAAAATTAGGAAAACATATTCTGGATTCAAAAATAAAAGATGTCTTTTTGGTCACGAACGAAGTTGGAATGGGCCTTGTTCCAGAGAATAAGGAAGGAAGATTATATAGAGATTTATTAGGTATCTGTAATCAAACATTCGCATCAATCGCGAAAGAAGTATATTTTTTAGTAAGTGGGATCCCTATTGTGTTAAAACCTTCTCCCGGGATCAATTTATGA
- a CDS encoding sensor histidine kinase, producing the protein MEQPMKVSILLVDDHADNLQVMEHILRSPELNLIKAGSGEEALKALLDEPDEVALIFMDVRMPGMDGFEAAALIRQREKCAKIPIIFLTAYANNETGMFKGYSLGAVDFLVKPTAPEILRSKASVFVELHKKNKILRIQEELLRQSHDELEIRVEERTFELHRVNNELMTEIAERKRAEEALTASLKEKEVLLREIHHRVKNNLQIVSSILSLQGNYITDRKSLEMFQDCQSRIKSIALIHELLYQNEDLAHTDFQEYLNSLVTNLLRTYRVNSRIKFEIHAESVHLTLDTAIHCGLIVTELVTNSLKYGFRDRDEGTIQISITAKYEEYSLTVEDDGVGFPEEIDYRQTDSLGLQLVNTLTQQIDGSLILDRSKGTKFTLVFRERSKVRK; encoded by the coding sequence ATGGAACAACCAATGAAAGTGAGTATCTTGCTAGTAGATGACCATGCAGATAATCTGCAGGTGATGGAGCATATTCTCAGAAGTCCTGAGTTGAACTTGATCAAAGCGGGTTCTGGAGAAGAAGCATTGAAGGCGCTTCTGGATGAACCGGACGAAGTTGCTTTGATCTTCATGGATGTAAGAATGCCCGGAATGGATGGCTTCGAAGCTGCAGCATTGATCCGCCAAAGGGAAAAATGTGCGAAAATACCGATCATCTTTCTCACTGCTTATGCAAATAACGAAACCGGAATGTTCAAAGGATATTCTTTGGGGGCAGTGGACTTCTTGGTGAAACCTACTGCACCTGAGATACTTAGATCTAAGGCTTCGGTGTTCGTCGAACTACATAAGAAAAACAAAATATTAAGGATCCAAGAGGAACTTCTTCGGCAAAGTCATGACGAATTGGAGATACGTGTAGAAGAAAGGACTTTCGAACTGCATAGAGTTAATAACGAATTGATGACTGAAATTGCAGAAAGGAAAAGAGCGGAAGAAGCATTAACCGCTTCCTTAAAAGAAAAGGAAGTCTTGCTTAGGGAAATTCATCATAGGGTTAAGAATAATCTCCAGATCGTTTCCAGTATCCTTAGTCTGCAAGGTAACTATATAACTGATCGTAAGTCCTTGGAAATGTTCCAAGATTGTCAGTCAAGGATCAAGTCTATAGCTCTCATTCATGAGTTGTTATACCAAAATGAAGATCTGGCTCATACCGATTTTCAGGAATACCTTAACAGTTTGGTTACCAACCTTCTAAGGACCTATAGGGTAAATTCAAGGATCAAGTTCGAAATACATGCGGAATCAGTTCATCTAACACTCGATACAGCAATTCATTGTGGCTTGATTGTGACTGAGCTTGTCACAAATTCATTGAAATACGGATTTAGGGATAGGGATGAGGGGACGATCCAAATTTCCATTACAGCTAAATATGAAGAGTATTCTTTGACTGTGGAAGATGATGGGGTAGGCTTTCCGGAAGAAATTGACTATCGACAAACTGATTCTTTGGGTTTACAATTAGTTAATACTTTGACCCAGCAAATAGACGGAAGTTTGATCTTGGATCGGAGCAAGGGGACTAAGTTCACCTTAGTCTTTCGAGAAAGGAGCAAAGTCCGAAAATGA
- a CDS encoding response regulator produces the protein MKDTRILIVEDEGLVAQDIRHRLIRMGYPEPSIANTGETAVKQAIALQPDLILIDIVLANGYLDGIDAAKRIRKFLDVPIVYITASSDSQTLTRAKLTEPNAYILKPFQTRELQIVIELILYKHEVEKELMEKARLVSTELRNMQEGVIAFDSKGQISFMNLSAEKLTGWLESDAIGKLLGDVLSMKNLPDMESFELEDHLAEKIPLETVPSHGLLLSKNGLSTEVFTFIKSVPKNKEVDVDRILVIRDYVKK, from the coding sequence ATGAAAGACACAAGGATTTTGATCGTAGAAGACGAAGGGCTTGTTGCCCAGGATATCCGTCATAGACTGATAAGGATGGGGTATCCGGAACCTAGTATTGCAAATACAGGCGAGACCGCGGTCAAACAGGCAATTGCGCTCCAGCCTGATCTGATCCTGATCGATATTGTCCTTGCGAACGGATATTTGGATGGTATCGATGCTGCCAAAAGGATCCGAAAGTTTTTAGATGTTCCAATCGTATACATTACTGCTTCTTCCGATTCACAAACACTGACTAGAGCTAAATTAACGGAACCGAATGCGTATATTCTTAAACCTTTTCAAACGAGAGAACTTCAGATAGTCATCGAATTGATCCTTTATAAACATGAAGTTGAGAAGGAACTAATGGAGAAGGCGAGGCTAGTCTCTACGGAGCTTCGTAATATGCAAGAGGGGGTTATCGCTTTTGACTCCAAAGGGCAGATCTCTTTTATGAACTTATCTGCGGAGAAGCTCACTGGTTGGTTGGAATCTGATGCGATCGGAAAACTACTTGGTGATGTATTGAGTATGAAAAATCTTCCGGATATGGAAAGTTTTGAATTAGAGGATCATCTTGCAGAAAAAATCCCTTTGGAGACAGTCCCTTCCCATGGACTATTACTTTCTAAAAACGGACTTAGTACTGAAGTATTTACATTCATTAAATCAGTTCCTAAAAATAAGGAAGTGGACGTAGATCGTATCTTGGTAATACGAGACTACGTCAAAAAGTAG
- a CDS encoding histidine phosphatase family protein gives MKKEEYQLFLIRHGETEWNKERRLQGQTDTPLSEYGKGQALQLADQLKNSGIELIFSSDLKRAKQTSEQISQSLGLEIIYHPGLREIHLGEAQGILESELSNKFGEKSYFAWKSSDRMNDQFRFPGGESKSEAELRVVQTILSLLKISRRRKIAICSHGFVLSRFYTHFSLQEFPHSKLGNCEVLELTISLEVPEKIYS, from the coding sequence ATGAAAAAAGAAGAATATCAACTTTTTCTAATCAGGCACGGAGAAACGGAATGGAATAAAGAAAGAAGGTTACAAGGACAAACCGACACGCCTCTCTCCGAATATGGCAAAGGACAAGCCTTACAATTAGCGGATCAATTGAAGAATTCAGGAATAGAACTTATCTTTAGCAGCGACTTAAAAAGAGCAAAACAAACTTCAGAACAGATTTCTCAAAGTTTAGGATTAGAGATCATATATCATCCCGGACTGAGAGAGATACATTTAGGAGAAGCCCAAGGAATCCTAGAATCGGAACTTTCTAATAAATTTGGAGAAAAATCCTATTTTGCCTGGAAAAGTTCAGATCGAATGAATGACCAGTTCCGATTTCCGGGAGGAGAAAGTAAATCTGAAGCAGAATTAAGGGTTGTCCAAACTATATTAAGTTTATTGAAAATATCAAGAAGAAGGAAAATTGCAATTTGCAGCCACGGATTCGTTCTTTCTAGATTTTATACACACTTTTCATTACAGGAATTTCCCCATTCTAAACTTGGAAATTGTGAAGTATTGGAATTAACTATTTCGTTAGAGGTTCCGGAAAAAATTTATTCATAA
- a CDS encoding response regulator, with protein MISSEAKILIVEDESIVAKDILSKLSDLGYDFVSIASTGNEALKKVYLDKPDLLLMDIMLSRGNYDGIETVQEILDKMDLPVIYLTAYADESTLVRSKPTRPYGYLLKPFQTRELQIAIEIALNKHGIDKKRKRERRNMSAILHGVKDLIKPSSEGAEV; from the coding sequence ATGATCTCCAGCGAAGCAAAAATATTGATCGTAGAAGATGAGAGTATCGTAGCCAAAGATATACTTAGCAAATTGTCCGATCTAGGTTATGATTTTGTAAGTATCGCTTCTACAGGGAATGAAGCATTAAAAAAAGTTTATTTAGACAAACCGGACCTTCTGCTCATGGATATTATGTTGTCCAGAGGGAATTACGATGGAATAGAAACAGTCCAGGAAATTTTGGATAAGATGGATCTGCCGGTGATCTACCTTACTGCTTATGCGGACGAATCTACTCTTGTTCGTAGTAAACCTACGAGGCCATACGGTTATCTTCTTAAACCTTTTCAGACGAGGGAATTGCAGATAGCGATAGAGATTGCTCTGAACAAACACGGGATAGATAAGAAAAGAAAAAGAGAAAGAAGGAATATGTCAGCCATACTACATGGAGTAAAAGACCTGATCAAACCTTCTTCAGAAGGCGCGGAGGTATGA
- the cbiB gene encoding adenosylcobinamide-phosphate synthase CbiB — protein sequence MNSFWILPASLLLDLGFGDPQGFPHPVRFIGKFARYMEKLTRKYISSERFAGIITALSVYSLSSIFPWLIIEIFRHLHPFLGELVSAFIIYTSIALKDLLDHSKDVYSALQENDIAKARTMVGRIVGRDTVNLEEPEIVRAGLESVGESLVDGITAPLFFAALGGPAFAMLYRSINTLDSLFGYKNNTYLKFGWASARMDDLANYIPARLTAPILCISSAILGFHPLRSFKILIRDGKKHPSPNSGLCEAALAGALKIQLGGRNYYSGIPSEKPKLGDPDRKLVPNLILDANRIIFLTSILSSILFLGLVQAAYLLYRNFFQS from the coding sequence ATGAATTCTTTCTGGATCCTTCCCGCTTCTCTACTTCTGGACCTTGGTTTTGGAGATCCCCAAGGTTTTCCTCATCCAGTTAGATTCATCGGAAAATTTGCAAGGTATATGGAGAAGCTGACAAGAAAGTATATATCTTCCGAAAGATTTGCTGGAATCATAACAGCTCTTTCCGTATATTCACTTTCCTCTATATTTCCCTGGCTTATTATAGAAATTTTTCGTCACCTTCATCCATTTTTAGGAGAACTGGTCTCTGCATTTATCATCTATACAAGCATCGCCTTAAAAGATCTTTTGGATCATAGTAAGGACGTATATTCTGCACTTCAAGAAAACGATATAGCGAAAGCAAGGACTATGGTAGGTCGAATTGTAGGAAGGGATACAGTAAATTTAGAAGAACCTGAGATTGTCAGGGCTGGCCTGGAAAGTGTGGGAGAAAGTTTGGTGGATGGGATCACTGCTCCTCTATTTTTCGCAGCTCTCGGTGGACCGGCTTTTGCAATGCTCTATCGTTCCATCAACACTTTAGATTCGCTCTTCGGTTATAAGAATAATACATATCTAAAATTCGGCTGGGCTTCAGCCAGAATGGATGATCTTGCAAATTATATTCCTGCAAGACTAACGGCTCCTATACTTTGTATTTCTTCCGCTATTTTAGGTTTTCATCCATTAAGATCCTTTAAAATACTGATCCGAGACGGAAAAAAGCATCCAAGCCCTAATTCAGGCCTTTGTGAGGCAGCCTTAGCCGGAGCTTTAAAAATACAATTAGGTGGAAGAAACTATTACTCGGGAATTCCAAGCGAAAAACCAAAATTGGGAGATCCTGATCGAAAATTAGTCCCAAATCTGATCTTAGATGCAAATAGGATCATATTCTTAACCTCCATCCTTTCTTCTATTTTGTTTTTGGGATTAGTACAAGCGGCCTATTTACTATATAGGAACTTCTTCCAATCTTAA
- a CDS encoding cobyric acid synthase, translating to MSLENISPHGGDLFKMASIAGVDPTEILDFSSNLNPLGFPDWVRPLINSRISDLIHYPDPNYTRAKISLEKHWNIPNDEIVFGNGASELIHILPKIKKFDLAVIAQPSYIDYQKSIELAGLKIQEIFLQKESKFELNYEELIEVFQRSPEKQILVLLGHPNNPTGKLLDREKILKISSEYKNSFFVIDESFIDFCSEEYSFRNFRSENLAVLWSLTKILALPGLRIGVLLTNPKIASRISELLPSWSLNSLSASIIEKFGEDQGFLFKTKEKISDWKNIFKKELEDLKIFQIYDTDANFLLLEFLETKRGISELENLLLKEFKIGIRNCGNFKGLENNYIRIAIKTPKENETFIQAFRSIYKKSQKPSKIKKEKPALMLQGTASNVGKSILATAFCRIFTQDGFKIAPFKSQNMALNSFVTYEGAEIGRAQALQAQACKIRADYRMNPILLKPSSEKDSQVILNGKPVEAMDFRDYMKFKLSAFDEVKKSYNSLSEEFDMVVLEGAGGVSEVNLKDKDIVNMRMAEYAKAKVLLVGNIDHGGVFGSFVGAMETMSEWERKLVSGFLINRFRGIKSLLDPGIRYLEETTSKNVFGIVPFLNDLRLPEEDSLEFKSGSLSDNSPLGNRIDIVLIDTPRISNHTDLDSLRIEPDVRVRIAQRKEEIGNPDIIILPGSKNVITDLNYLKESGISETILDFHKEGKTEIIGICGGYQMLGESVHDPFQIESDLGSAIGLNLIGVKTVLEKEKLLKQTEGTHLLSGKKVSGYEIHHGNTKEISAKSIFQDISGESLGHQGDSEKVWGTYLHGVFDEDEFRRSFLDKIRMRKGMSPLGKVQARYELETNLDRLANEVRNSVNMTEIYKILGLR from the coding sequence ATGAGTTTGGAAAATATTAGTCCGCATGGAGGCGATCTATTTAAGATGGCAAGTATTGCCGGCGTTGATCCTACTGAAATTTTAGATTTTTCTTCTAATCTAAATCCTCTCGGGTTTCCTGATTGGGTTCGTCCGTTGATCAATTCCAGGATCAGCGATCTAATACATTATCCGGACCCAAATTATACAAGGGCCAAGATCTCCTTAGAAAAACATTGGAATATTCCAAACGATGAAATTGTTTTCGGGAATGGAGCCTCTGAATTAATACATATTCTCCCTAAGATCAAAAAGTTCGATCTGGCAGTGATTGCCCAACCTTCTTATATTGATTATCAAAAAAGTATAGAATTAGCCGGACTTAAGATCCAAGAAATTTTTCTCCAAAAGGAATCTAAATTTGAATTAAACTATGAAGAACTGATCGAGGTTTTTCAAAGAAGCCCTGAAAAACAAATATTAGTTCTGCTAGGTCACCCGAATAACCCTACTGGAAAACTTTTGGATAGAGAAAAGATCCTAAAGATCTCTTCCGAATATAAAAATTCGTTTTTTGTAATAGATGAATCTTTTATAGATTTTTGCTCGGAAGAGTATTCTTTTCGAAACTTTAGATCTGAAAACCTGGCTGTCCTCTGGTCCCTGACAAAAATTTTGGCGCTTCCCGGACTTAGGATAGGAGTTTTACTGACTAATCCCAAGATAGCTTCCAGAATTTCTGAACTTCTTCCAAGTTGGTCTTTAAATAGTTTAAGCGCTTCTATTATAGAAAAATTTGGAGAAGACCAAGGTTTTCTTTTTAAAACCAAAGAAAAAATCTCGGATTGGAAGAATATATTTAAAAAGGAATTAGAAGATCTTAAAATTTTTCAAATTTACGATACGGATGCAAATTTCCTTCTTCTAGAATTTTTAGAAACAAAAAGAGGGATTTCTGAATTAGAGAACCTTCTTCTTAAAGAATTCAAGATAGGGATCAGAAACTGTGGCAATTTCAAAGGATTAGAAAATAATTATATAAGGATAGCGATTAAAACCCCGAAAGAGAACGAAACGTTTATACAAGCGTTTCGTTCCATATATAAGAAAAGCCAAAAACCTTCTAAAATAAAAAAAGAAAAACCTGCACTCATGCTTCAAGGCACCGCTTCTAATGTGGGTAAAAGTATATTAGCAACTGCATTCTGCAGGATATTTACACAAGACGGTTTCAAAATTGCACCTTTCAAATCCCAAAATATGGCATTAAACTCCTTTGTAACGTATGAAGGTGCAGAGATCGGCAGAGCACAAGCATTACAAGCTCAGGCATGCAAGATCAGAGCCGATTACAGAATGAACCCTATCCTTCTCAAACCATCCAGCGAAAAAGATTCCCAAGTCATACTGAATGGAAAACCGGTAGAGGCAATGGATTTCAGGGACTATATGAAATTCAAATTAAGCGCTTTCGATGAGGTAAAAAAATCATACAATTCACTTTCTGAAGAATTCGATATGGTAGTTTTAGAAGGAGCCGGAGGAGTTTCAGAAGTCAACCTAAAAGACAAAGACATTGTAAACATGAGAATGGCGGAATACGCGAAGGCAAAAGTGTTATTAGTCGGCAATATAGATCATGGAGGGGTTTTCGGATCTTTTGTTGGCGCCATGGAAACGATGTCAGAATGGGAAAGAAAATTAGTTTCGGGTTTTCTAATAAACAGATTCAGAGGAATAAAAAGTCTACTCGATCCAGGTATCCGATATTTGGAAGAAACTACTAGCAAGAATGTATTTGGAATTGTTCCATTCTTAAATGATCTACGATTGCCTGAAGAAGATTCACTAGAGTTCAAATCCGGAAGTTTAAGCGATAATTCTCCTTTAGGAAACCGGATAGATATTGTATTAATAGATACACCTAGGATCTCCAATCATACGGATCTGGATTCACTGAGGATAGAACCGGATGTAAGAGTGAGAATTGCTCAAAGAAAAGAAGAAATTGGAAATCCGGATATTATAATCTTACCGGGAAGTAAAAACGTAATCACTGATCTAAACTATTTGAAAGAATCGGGGATTTCAGAAACTATTTTAGATTTTCATAAAGAAGGAAAAACCGAAATTATCGGGATCTGCGGAGGCTACCAGATGCTGGGGGAATCCGTCCACGATCCATTCCAAATAGAAAGCGATTTAGGATCCGCAATAGGTTTAAATCTGATCGGAGTCAAAACCGTATTAGAAAAAGAAAAATTGCTCAAACAGACGGAAGGAACACATCTTCTCTCCGGAAAAAAAGTATCGGGTTACGAAATACATCACGGAAATACAAAAGAGATATCAGCAAAATCCATATTCCAAGATATCTCCGGAGAAAGTTTAGGCCACCAAGGAGATTCAGAAAAAGTTTGGGGAACATACCTGCATGGAGTGTTTGATGAAGATGAGTTCAGAAGGTCCTTCTTAGATAAGATCAGAATGAGAAAAGGAATGAGCCCATTGGGGAAAGTCCAAGCAAGGTATGAATTGGAGACCAATCTAGACCGTCTAGCGAACGAAGTTAGGAACTCAGTGAACATGACTGAAATTTACAAGATCCTAGGACTAAGATGA
- a CDS encoding TonB-dependent receptor, which yields MRQNILRIAVIGISIPYFICAVFSPILSQDQETKPTNGKERTETEKLELKKKISEYKPDAIVIRDRRSNLIGIASSASEGVVGSDQIKTRPIMRQGEVAELIPGVIVTQHSGGGKANQFFLRGFNLDHGTDLASNVEGMPVNNVSHAHGQGYTDLNFLIPELVEQMQYKKGVYYADQGDFASAGAFNISYFKSLTKGIANVEGGTLGYARTLIAKSHKVGPGDLLYAFEASHNDGPWTISDNFRRVNGVTSYSVGDKQKGFSISLMGYKGSWHSTGQAPKRALRMGDSWLAPDSGLSRFESVDHNDGGWSNRASVNFEAHRLEKGYEAKTQFYGIYYDLRLFSNFTYYLDDPVRGDQHEQADRRTIAGSKSSYKDISEFWGIHMENTIGLQIRRDYIQNGLFHTEKRARLETVREDGIIQLSSGLYYENKIQWSKKFRTVLGLRGDYYKFNVDDWGTKERSERNARIYSPKGSIIIGPWCKTEFYISGGYGFHSNDARGVIQKVDPAVPLVQTRGGEVGLRTEPISGWQSTFSVWQLDMNSELLFVGDNGTTEASRPSTRKGFEWANYYSYNSWLMIDADFATSRSRFRDDDPSGNYIPGSIRNTLASGITLKNPDGFFGSLRVRYFGNRSLIEDNSVRSPATTTVNFQFGRNFGEDLSIVFEVFNLLNAHVSDIDYYYASRLKNEAVGPNEGGYNDIHTHPAQPRSIRLSVRASF from the coding sequence ATGAGGCAAAACATTCTTCGGATTGCTGTTATAGGCATATCCATACCGTACTTTATATGCGCGGTCTTCTCCCCTATCCTTTCTCAGGATCAGGAAACAAAGCCGACTAACGGAAAAGAAAGAACGGAAACAGAAAAATTAGAGCTTAAGAAAAAGATCTCTGAATACAAACCGGATGCAATCGTGATCAGAGACAGAAGATCCAACTTAATAGGGATCGCTTCCTCTGCAAGTGAAGGTGTGGTAGGTTCCGATCAAATTAAAACAAGACCTATTATGAGGCAGGGAGAAGTTGCGGAGCTAATCCCAGGAGTGATTGTAACCCAACATAGCGGTGGAGGCAAAGCAAACCAGTTCTTCCTAAGAGGTTTCAATTTGGATCACGGAACCGATCTTGCCTCCAATGTGGAAGGAATGCCCGTCAATAACGTTAGTCATGCTCATGGACAGGGTTACACGGACCTAAACTTTCTTATTCCAGAACTTGTGGAACAAATGCAATACAAAAAAGGAGTGTATTACGCAGACCAAGGAGATTTTGCTTCAGCTGGTGCATTCAATATTTCTTATTTTAAAAGTTTAACAAAAGGTATAGCCAATGTGGAAGGTGGAACCTTAGGTTACGCGCGGACACTAATCGCAAAATCTCATAAAGTCGGACCTGGAGATCTTTTATACGCATTCGAGGCTTCTCATAATGACGGCCCTTGGACAATTTCTGACAATTTCAGAAGAGTGAATGGTGTAACAAGTTATTCGGTAGGAGATAAACAAAAAGGATTTAGTATCAGTCTTATGGGCTATAAAGGGAGCTGGCATTCCACAGGACAGGCGCCTAAAAGAGCTCTTAGAATGGGAGATTCATGGTTAGCTCCTGATTCGGGTTTGAGTAGATTCGAAAGTGTGGATCATAACGATGGCGGATGGTCAAATAGGGCAAGTGTTAATTTCGAAGCTCATCGTCTGGAAAAAGGATACGAGGCAAAAACTCAATTTTACGGAATATATTACGATTTACGATTATTCTCCAACTTCACTTATTATTTGGATGATCCAGTAAGAGGAGACCAGCACGAACAAGCAGATAGAAGAACGATCGCTGGAAGCAAGTCCAGTTATAAGGATATCAGTGAATTTTGGGGAATTCATATGGAAAATACGATCGGACTCCAAATTAGGAGGGATTATATCCAGAACGGTCTATTTCATACTGAAAAAAGAGCTAGGTTAGAAACGGTTAGAGAAGACGGAATTATACAGCTAAGTTCAGGGCTGTATTATGAAAACAAGATACAGTGGTCCAAAAAATTCAGGACAGTACTAGGGCTTAGAGGAGATTATTATAAATTTAACGTAGACGATTGGGGAACCAAAGAAAGATCCGAAAGAAATGCAAGGATCTATAGTCCCAAAGGAAGTATTATCATAGGGCCTTGGTGCAAAACGGAATTTTATATAAGCGGAGGATACGGATTCCATAGTAACGATGCAAGAGGAGTAATCCAGAAGGTTGACCCCGCTGTTCCTCTCGTCCAAACAAGAGGAGGAGAAGTTGGGCTCAGAACTGAACCAATATCTGGTTGGCAGTCCACATTCTCCGTTTGGCAATTGGATATGAATTCAGAACTTCTTTTCGTAGGGGACAACGGAACGACCGAAGCAAGTAGACCCAGCACAAGAAAGGGATTCGAATGGGCAAATTATTATTCTTATAATTCTTGGCTGATGATAGATGCGGACTTTGCAACTTCCAGATCCAGATTCAGAGATGATGATCCATCCGGGAATTATATTCCAGGATCTATCCGTAATACATTAGCATCGGGAATCACGTTAAAAAATCCTGATGGGTTTTTCGGATCTCTCCGGGTGAGATATTTCGGGAATCGCTCTTTGATCGAGGATAATTCTGTTCGTTCTCCGGCAACAACTACGGTAAATTTTCAGTTCGGAAGGAATTTCGGAGAGGACTTAAGTATCGTTTTTGAAGTATTTAATTTATTGAATGCTCATGTAAGCGATATCGATTATTATTATGCTTCCAGATTAAAGAACGAAGCGGTCGGCCCGAACGAAGGAGGATATAATGATATTCATACCCATCCTGCTCAGCCTAGATCGATACGACTTTCAGTGAGGGCCTCTTTTTAA
- a CDS encoding adenosylcobinamide amidohydrolase, with amino-acid sequence MSYFQTDEIEVSETWLELQLSRPHSSLSWAVVGGGYISTNKVYWLKVSNSDLSPEIIPEEFYRNRLVDKGEKEEVLGFMTSASLLNYSVSEKSLEGLHVRSIATVGLGNAVRVGDIPKQNKKIGTINLLVQTSETLTLSASIEAISIASEARTLAVLESEILIQNENNFATGTGTDCIGIISPTGESSIDYVGKHTVFGHLIGATAYEAITQGIHKWKKAKNLFPPAYQSSVNI; translated from the coding sequence TTGAGCTACTTTCAGACAGATGAAATAGAAGTTTCCGAAACTTGGTTGGAACTCCAACTTTCAAGACCTCATTCTTCTTTGAGCTGGGCAGTCGTAGGAGGGGGATATATATCCACAAACAAAGTATATTGGTTGAAAGTTTCCAATTCAGACTTAAGTCCTGAAATTATTCCCGAAGAATTTTACAGAAATAGATTAGTAGATAAAGGAGAAAAAGAAGAAGTCCTAGGCTTTATGACTAGCGCTTCCCTTCTGAATTATTCCGTATCGGAAAAAAGTTTAGAAGGTTTACACGTTAGATCTATTGCGACAGTTGGATTAGGAAATGCAGTCAGAGTTGGAGATATTCCAAAACAAAATAAAAAAATAGGGACAATCAATTTACTCGTTCAAACTTCCGAAACACTCACTTTATCAGCAAGTATAGAAGCGATCTCGATAGCGTCCGAGGCAAGGACCCTAGCGGTTTTAGAATCAGAGATCCTGATACAAAATGAAAATAATTTTGCGACCGGCACCGGAACAGATTGTATCGGGATCATCTCTCCCACTGGTGAGAGTAGCATCGATTATGTAGGAAAACATACTGTTTTCGGCCATTTGATCGGAGCAACTGCATACGAAGCGATTACACAAGGTATCCATAAATGGAAAAAGGCCAAAAACCTATTTCCTCCTGCATATCAGAGTTCCGTAAACATATGA
- a CDS encoding histidine phosphatase family protein, translating to MKKSLCLLRHPHISSEYGGKYLGRKEVSLSENGFQEIERIKEKVEKKFLRGKIYSSPAKQCKEILEVLEFPNGSQAEFKEELQELDFGDWEGRTFSELAETNLEGLKKFSDFFPSFRFPNGESLREFQTRAEVFKDYILSSSDPNILILSHGGILSILLCSFLNVPASFYTKFKFSPSTLVYLDVFKNGQAVLTDLIRISSTRRCEWPG from the coding sequence ATGAAAAAATCGTTATGTTTACTTAGACATCCTCATATTTCCTCCGAATATGGAGGAAAATATTTGGGAAGAAAAGAAGTTTCTCTCTCCGAAAATGGATTTCAAGAAATAGAAAGAATAAAAGAAAAAGTAGAGAAAAAGTTTCTAAGAGGGAAAATATATTCAAGCCCAGCAAAACAATGTAAGGAAATTTTAGAAGTATTAGAATTCCCGAATGGATCCCAAGCAGAATTCAAGGAAGAATTGCAAGAGTTAGACTTTGGGGACTGGGAAGGTAGAACTTTTTCGGAACTCGCAGAAACAAATTTAGAAGGTTTAAAAAAATTCTCAGATTTCTTTCCTTCTTTCAGATTTCCTAATGGAGAAAGTTTACGAGAATTCCAAACAAGAGCGGAAGTATTTAAGGATTATATTCTTTCTTCTTCAGATCCTAATATCTTAATTCTCAGTCATGGGGGAATTCTCTCCATTCTACTCTGTTCTTTCTTGAACGTTCCAGCCTCCTTCTATACGAAATTCAAATTTTCTCCATCTACCCTTGTTTACTTAGATGTATTCAAAAATGGTCAGGCAGTCCTAACTGATCTTATTAGAATTTCTTCAACAAGGAGATGCGAATGGCCGGGATAA